From one Pontibacillus sp. HMF3514 genomic stretch:
- a CDS encoding rhodanese-like domain-containing protein: protein MELLVILASIGLIVFVLNQYVLPFNYLKKIDQQSINDDRYCVIDVRDYVSAHRSPFPSAENIPLSYLPRALKERFDCSKEIVLVSDDVRGARIAAKIMRKKKFKSIYYTRAC, encoded by the coding sequence GTGGAACTATTAGTTATCTTAGCATCTATTGGACTTATCGTATTTGTCTTAAATCAATACGTCTTGCCGTTCAACTATTTAAAGAAGATTGACCAACAATCAATCAATGATGATCGCTATTGTGTTATAGATGTACGTGACTATGTTTCTGCTCACCGAAGTCCATTTCCTTCTGCAGAAAACATTCCATTATCTTATTTACCACGAGCACTTAAAGAACGCTTTGACTGCTCAAAAGAAATTGTTTTAGTCAGCGATGATGTACGCGGGGCGCGGATTGCTGCAAAAATTATGCGTAAGAAGAAATTCAAATCAATCTATTATACAAGAGCATGTTAA
- a CDS encoding rhodanese-like domain-containing protein, with the protein MDEVKEITTKDLQEKLENNESLNIIDVREDEEVANGMIPTAKHIPLQQIPEAINDLDKDQEYIMVCRSGGRSMNAALFMNQHGYKTINMAGGMLDWDGEIVF; encoded by the coding sequence ATGGACGAAGTAAAAGAAATAACAACAAAAGATTTACAAGAAAAATTAGAGAATAATGAATCACTGAATATTATAGATGTTAGAGAAGACGAAGAAGTTGCGAATGGAATGATTCCTACGGCAAAACACATTCCACTTCAGCAGATTCCTGAGGCTATAAATGACCTTGATAAAGATCAAGAATATATAATGGTTTGTCGCTCAGGTGGTAGAAGCATGAATGCAGCATTATTCATGAACCAACATGGGTATAAGACGATCAATATGGCCGGTGGAATGCTTGATTGGGATGGAGAAATTGTCTTTTAA